A single region of the Labeo rohita strain BAU-BD-2019 chromosome 3, IGBB_LRoh.1.0, whole genome shotgun sequence genome encodes:
- the LOC127163276 gene encoding ectonucleotide pyrophosphatase/phosphodiesterase family member 7, with the protein MLWTATLCLCLCVCSLAGPVPARRGTSERSKLLLVSFDGFRWDYDRDVDTPHLDAMARDGVKATYVTPAFITVTSPTHFTILTGKYIENHGVIHNMWFNSSTWEKKSYYKSQFVNEWWDNGSLPIWITAQRQGLKAGSLHFPGTASTYQGESAVVREVEPENYNYSNETAWRENIDKVMKSWFREQDLDFVSMYFGEPDSTGHKYGPDSPERRAMVRQVDRTVGYLRSMAEQSGLSERLNIIITADHGMSTVYRNGLVDEIVLSKIPGFSFRDLDFHIVDFGPVGLLLPKEGRLDKVYNALKGAHPHLHVYKKEEIPIHLHYSHNDRILPIILWADLGYVINGYFPVQFHKGEHGYDNQALDMKPFFRAVGPDFQKNLEVGPFETVNIYPLMCHLLKITPEPNDGHLNTTQHMLTSYIQTDNESSSDDDILSSVFIGLGSVAGFLLIVFVVVLSRGVHKRRRNKSSSTEEGKIDKCHSETKQTTF; encoded by the exons ATGCTGTGGACGGCCACTCTCTGTCTATGTCTGTGCGTTTGCTCTTTGGCGGGTCCCGTCCCGGCACGCCGTGGGACATCTGAGCGCAGCAAACTGCTGCTAGTCTCCTTTGACGGCTTCAGGTGGGACTATGACAGGGACGTGGACACGCCGCACCTGGACGCCATGGCAAGGGACGGGGTCAAAGCCACATACGTGACGCCCGCGTTCATCACCGTCACCAGCCCGACACACTTCACCATTCTGACAG GTAAATACATTGAGAATCACGGCGTCATTCACAACATGTGGTTTAACAGCAGCACCTGGGAGAAGAAATCCTACTACAAGTCCCAGTTTGTGAATGAGTGGTGGGACAATGGGAGTTTGCCCATATGGATCACAGCTCAAAGACAG GGTCTGAAGGCCGGTTCCCTCCACTTTCCTGGAACGGCGTCTACTTATCAGGGTGAAAGTGCTGTTGTGAGAGAAGTTGAGCCTGAAAACTACAATTACAGCAATGAAACGGCTTGGCGAGAGAACATAGACAAAGTGATGAAGTCCTGGTTCAGAGAACAGGACTTGGACTTTGTGTCCATGTACTTCGGTGAGCCCGACAGCACGGGACACAAGTACGGGCCGGACTCGCCCGAGCGCAGGGCGATGGTCCGACAGGTGGACCGTACGGTCGGTTACTTGCGGAGCATGGCGGAGCAAAGCGGCCTGAGCGAGCGGCTCAACATCATCATCACAGCCGATCACGGCATGAGCACCGTCTACCGCAATGGACTGGTGGACGAGATCGTCCTGTCCAAGATCCCTGGCTTCTCTTTCAGAGATCTGGACTTTCATATCGTGGACTTTGGACCGGTGGGACTCCTGCTGCCTAAAGAAGGACGACTTGATAAAGTGTACAATGCCCTAAAAGGCGCACACCCACATCTGCATGTCTATAAGAAAGAGGAGATTCCCATTCACCTGCATTACTCCCACAATGACCGTATATTACCCATCATCCTCTGGGCTGATCTAGGATACGTCATCAATGGG TATTTCCCAGTGCAGTTTCATAAGGGAGAACACGGCTATGATAACCAGGCTCTGGACATGAAGCCATTCTTTAGGGCCGTGGGGCCGGATTTCCAGAAGAATCTGGAGGTGGGGCCATTTGAAACAGTCAACATTTACCCGCTGATGTGCCACCTGCTGAAAATCACACCTGAACCCAACGATGGGCACCTGAACACCACACAACACATGCTGACCTcctacatacagacagaca ATGAGAGCTCGTCTGATGACGATATTCTCAGCAGTGTTTTTATTGGTCTGGGATCTGTTGCTGGTTTTCTGCTTATTGTCTTCGTTGTTGTGTTAAGTCGTGGTGTTCACAAACGCAGGAGGAACAAAAGCAG TTCCACAGAAGAGGGGAAGATTGACAAGTGTCACTCAGAAACGAAACAGACAACATTTTAA